In the Methylomonas rhizoryzae genome, one interval contains:
- a CDS encoding YgiQ family radical SAM protein → MIHNAPNIFGYRKFWAHRFGPAPQLPMSVEEMQALGWDACDVILVTGDAYVDHPSFGMAVIGRVLEAQGFRVGIISQPDWHSAEDFRKLGQPKLFFGVTGGNMDSMVNRYTSDKKIRSNDAYTADGAAGKRPDRAVNVYSHRCREAYKNVPIVIGGIEASLRRIAHYDYWSDKVRKSILLDSKADLLVYGNAERQVVEIAHRLAKGESIHDLKGIRGTVHFVKQVPQGWLEKDSTQLDAPGAVISHVNPYQEQPACETSAKADAGEQVIQFKPIANRQRGQTVIRLPDYDAVKDDPILYAHASRVMHGETNPGNARALIQRHDNREVWVNPPPLPLTTQEMDGVFELPYSRLPHRQYGKANIPAFEMIQHSVLIMRGCFGGCSFCSITEHEGRIIQNRSEDSIIREIEAIRDVSPNFTGHISDLGGPTANMWRLACKDPAIEASCRKPSCVYPGICQNLNTDQTPLIKLYRRARALPGIKKIFIASGLRYDIAVETPAYVKELVSHHVGGYLKIAPEHTEQGPLSKMMKPGMGSYDRFKAMFDKYSKEAGKEQYLIPYFIAAHPGTTDTDMLNLALWLKRNGFRADQVQAFLPSPMSIATAMYHSGKDTLHKVGRNAPDISIPRSMKQRRLHKAFLRYHDPANWPLLREALKQMGRADLIGNGKQHLIPGYQPKGLPNPLDKQQAKRQTFKTKHTQEASGKARRRRA, encoded by the coding sequence ATGATTCACAACGCACCGAATATCTTCGGCTACCGTAAATTTTGGGCCCATCGCTTTGGGCCGGCGCCGCAATTGCCGATGAGCGTCGAGGAAATGCAGGCTTTGGGCTGGGATGCGTGCGACGTAATTTTGGTCACCGGCGACGCCTATGTGGATCACCCCAGCTTCGGCATGGCCGTGATCGGCCGGGTGCTGGAAGCGCAAGGTTTCAGGGTGGGGATCATTTCCCAGCCGGACTGGCACAGCGCCGAAGATTTTCGAAAATTAGGCCAGCCCAAATTGTTTTTCGGGGTAACCGGCGGCAATATGGATTCCATGGTCAATCGTTATACCTCGGATAAGAAAATCCGTTCCAACGACGCCTATACGGCCGACGGTGCCGCCGGCAAGCGTCCGGATCGAGCGGTGAACGTGTACTCGCACCGCTGCCGCGAGGCGTATAAAAACGTACCTATCGTCATCGGCGGCATAGAAGCCAGTTTGCGGCGCATCGCCCATTACGATTATTGGTCGGACAAGGTACGCAAGTCGATTTTGTTGGATTCCAAGGCTGACTTGCTGGTGTACGGTAACGCCGAACGGCAAGTCGTAGAGATTGCCCACAGGCTGGCCAAAGGCGAAAGCATTCACGATTTGAAAGGCATACGCGGCACCGTGCACTTCGTCAAGCAAGTACCGCAGGGCTGGCTGGAGAAAGATTCCACCCAGCTGGATGCGCCGGGCGCGGTGATTTCGCACGTCAATCCGTATCAGGAGCAGCCGGCCTGCGAAACCTCGGCAAAGGCCGATGCCGGCGAGCAAGTCATTCAATTCAAACCGATCGCCAACCGTCAGCGCGGGCAAACCGTGATTCGTTTGCCGGATTACGACGCGGTTAAGGACGATCCGATTTTGTACGCGCACGCTTCCAGGGTGATGCACGGCGAAACCAATCCCGGTAACGCGCGGGCTTTGATTCAGCGTCACGATAACCGCGAAGTGTGGGTCAATCCGCCGCCTTTGCCCTTGACCACCCAAGAGATGGATGGCGTGTTCGAATTGCCGTATTCGCGCTTGCCGCATCGTCAGTACGGCAAGGCCAACATCCCGGCGTTCGAGATGATTCAGCACTCGGTGTTGATCATGCGCGGTTGTTTCGGCGGCTGCAGTTTTTGTTCGATTACCGAACACGAAGGCCGCATCATTCAAAATCGTTCGGAAGATTCCATTATTCGAGAAATCGAGGCTATACGCGACGTATCGCCGAACTTTACCGGCCACATTTCCGATTTGGGCGGACCCACCGCGAATATGTGGCGTTTGGCCTGTAAAGACCCGGCCATCGAAGCCTCGTGCCGCAAGCCGTCTTGCGTGTACCCCGGCATTTGCCAAAATCTGAATACCGATCAAACGCCGCTGATCAAGCTGTACCGGCGGGCCAGGGCCTTACCCGGCATCAAGAAAATTTTCATCGCCTCCGGCTTGCGTTATGACATCGCCGTGGAAACGCCGGCCTACGTCAAAGAACTGGTCAGCCACCACGTCGGCGGCTATTTAAAAATCGCCCCGGAACATACCGAACAAGGGCCGTTGTCGAAAATGATGAAGCCGGGCATGGGCAGTTACGACCGCTTTAAAGCGATGTTCGATAAATACTCCAAGGAAGCCGGCAAGGAGCAGTACCTGATCCCGTACTTTATTGCCGCCCACCCGGGCACGACGGATACCGATATGTTGAATCTGGCGCTGTGGCTGAAGCGTAACGGTTTTCGCGCCGATCAGGTGCAAGCGTTTTTGCCGTCGCCGATGTCGATTGCCACCGCCATGTATCACTCCGGTAAGGACACTTTGCATAAAGTCGGCCGCAACGCCCCGGATATTTCGATACCGCGCAGCATGAAACAACGCCGTTTGCACAAGGCATTTTTGCGCTACCACGATCCGGCCAATTGGCCGTTGCTGCGCGAGGCGCTGAAGCAAATGGGCCGGGCGGATTTGATCGGCAACGGCAAGCAGCATTTGATTCCCGGCTATCAACCGAAAGGCTTACCAAATCCGTTAGATAAACAGCAAGCCAAACGGCAGACCTTCAAAACCAAGCATACCCAGGAAGCGAGCGGCAAAGCGCGACGCCGGCGCGCTTAG
- a CDS encoding YncE family protein, protein MKIETVIQLPRLARQSAVIGSLCASLASGPVFAADPTDTGKILVTNRTSGTLTVIDVATDMVTDTVSLAVPGFRPPDPMYVSYVPKLNRIYVNDRTNSAVTMLDAKTFELLDSVPVGKGAFHMWVDPNGKQLWAVNDIDKTISVLKPKTLATLDTFNIPQTLIDLGGKPHDIAIDNKGKFALVTVLGTSDGKGYVLRYDTKKRKLTHQAEVGGDPHVGIGWKKSVVYVACQTNSKVYVLNTKDLKPLHDPIDVPNAHGTGWTHSDKTFFTTNITGKGVDGLQAIGVTGNTVIGKTDTGEGSEETDEDVPHNIAITKNDSKLYISHSGHDPGEISGVVTVYDIRDPASPKYLHTIHVGLNPFGIAYMGNKTR, encoded by the coding sequence ATGAAAATCGAAACTGTCATTCAGCTGCCACGATTGGCGCGGCAGTCGGCTGTTATTGGCTCGCTGTGCGCTAGTCTGGCTAGTGGGCCCGTATTCGCCGCCGATCCCACCGATACCGGCAAGATCTTGGTAACCAACCGAACCTCGGGCACCTTGACCGTAATCGACGTCGCAACCGATATGGTGACGGACACGGTTTCGCTGGCGGTACCGGGTTTTCGGCCGCCCGATCCCATGTACGTCAGTTACGTGCCCAAGCTGAACCGCATCTACGTCAACGATAGAACCAACAGCGCGGTGACCATGCTGGATGCAAAGACCTTTGAGTTGCTGGATTCGGTGCCGGTAGGAAAGGGGGCTTTCCATATGTGGGTGGATCCCAACGGCAAGCAGTTGTGGGCCGTCAACGACATCGATAAAACCATTTCGGTACTGAAACCGAAAACCCTGGCGACGCTGGATACTTTTAATATTCCGCAAACGCTGATCGATTTGGGCGGCAAACCGCACGACATCGCCATCGACAACAAAGGCAAGTTCGCCCTGGTCACCGTGCTGGGTACCAGCGACGGCAAAGGTTACGTGCTGCGCTACGATACCAAGAAACGCAAATTGACCCACCAAGCCGAGGTCGGCGGCGATCCGCACGTCGGCATAGGTTGGAAAAAATCCGTGGTGTATGTGGCCTGCCAAACCAACAGCAAGGTTTACGTGTTGAATACCAAGGATTTGAAGCCCTTGCACGATCCTATCGACGTTCCCAACGCCCACGGAACGGGCTGGACCCATAGCGACAAGACCTTTTTCACCACCAACATCACCGGCAAGGGCGTGGACGGCTTGCAGGCGATCGGCGTGACCGGCAATACAGTGATCGGCAAAACCGATACCGGGGAAGGCTCGGAAGAAACCGACGAAGACGTGCCGCACAATATCGCGATCACCAAAAACGACAGCAAATTGTACATATCTCATTCCGGCCACGATCCCGGCGAAATCAGCGGAGTGGTGACGGTGTACGACATCCGCGATCCCGCCAGTCCCAAATACCTGCACACCATACATGTCGGCTTGAATCCGTTCGGCATTGCTTATATGGGTAACAAGACCCGGTAG
- a CDS encoding PKD domain-containing protein: MRYRPITRFQGGTGKSMACTALLLGLLTNPLYEADAASKPLKATTKRINGEIALVGKTARSIPQGAKITVFDAGSNTIVYSGSTDSKRAFNIKLSGSSTTPCLLRMEVTNPGDNTVTRALVKVTGAPASCAVPEMGIASPSQDLEIVAGQTVDFTAGSISVGKKSKKTAAAAAAATYAWSFGDGSQDGSGTSASHTYTIPGRYKVTLSGWLDEQSVKDALVVSVIPPTGSNPYPKVAEQPAPQPASGMPGADGSNDTDAYVVMPFEDTGMQGGSQVTLPFNSLNPYNALNAQVLKKVPRKPIIVSSDQVGVFYSAASNPLDPLGANSINSTSQNLFADQTAGANFDPDTTLCVWSCLPTYNSDGSLKTAGKETKLIAGHDYQDAVLAKSEFWDRSYQPWDKQTGAANPVQYGQAGIDGHNRVTFNGVQAMTKPDQGIAGHVDGGTGKRAMPGIADPYKRNDPQTFDYSSDQSAFVAQNIPASDIDDQGRVNPYPLMRVEAKVGGQRVAAADAVYTTASETRCRECHSKGQMAADDQVWRTPVHESELRNADGSPGPATGNGSFLEGQTPATIPSLSGDLFADFTKYGYGPAIHNRFDDQHVALTDKIDNRPPNVGKNYDANGLRTDRVVESRYWNLTANAACTKGQTDCKLQLRLKFKAAEDYGDKDDWKAQEKAALFNAALMHDYMTKYYYNQAYGELNLYGNAYPALDPAAARTTYATTFADQAEEKGKGSLGAACAGHHTSQLKADIGAGAQAYQNGLSNFSGTMHAFHGKLQVYKDGENKGRLIRDERGHPLMFGGRGWDSMHFDEANIRQKAAGTVNADGSLVDPSKETRNLWDTLKNNWAPDRFPMHPQGRLLYPFGEQVAMDENCSNCHTGKTEHGYRDIHHAAGLKCDNCHGDMLAVGNSYPNEQYNYALTAGSLKLGEDDPDTLTQLDFRRYWIDEPDCGSCHMGDAKSGDYSPGVMKTAWNAADPAKASRIPMNARFAVMPHEEERPEKATATQTEVDLGLAAKVGDTFYRKVKLSQALYRKSGDVHGSGSGGDLNCSTCHGGSHATWPNPEPNANDNLTAIQLQGYEGKIMECSVCHVKDDFVTGLVATDGGDASHEFPNGAGVAQGIRAGNVVTPASSRAYLAGPHGMHPVNDASWYKHAEGAAASAKPKKINGGWHNDMAKKPGPDGEDQCAACHGADHKGTRLSKTQVERTLTNDKGKPVKVAKDQIIGCDLCHSLKKSFIGAPDPKSPTGGWPAAKDHAPRLPEPFDSNPDETEGHS, from the coding sequence ATGAGATACAGACCGATAACCCGATTTCAGGGCGGCACAGGCAAATCCATGGCCTGCACCGCGCTTCTGTTGGGCTTGCTAACCAATCCGCTATACGAAGCGGATGCCGCGTCCAAACCGTTAAAGGCCACGACCAAACGCATTAACGGCGAAATCGCACTGGTAGGCAAAACCGCTCGCAGCATTCCGCAAGGCGCCAAGATCACCGTCTTCGATGCCGGCAGCAACACTATTGTGTATAGCGGAAGCACCGATAGCAAACGGGCTTTCAACATCAAACTTTCAGGTAGTTCAACCACGCCTTGCCTGCTGCGCATGGAAGTTACCAATCCCGGCGACAATACCGTCACCCGGGCCTTGGTCAAAGTAACCGGCGCCCCGGCAAGTTGCGCGGTTCCCGAGATGGGCATCGCCTCGCCGAGCCAAGACCTCGAAATCGTCGCCGGTCAAACCGTGGATTTTACCGCCGGCTCTATCAGCGTCGGCAAGAAGTCCAAAAAAACCGCAGCCGCAGCCGCCGCGGCGACATATGCTTGGTCGTTCGGCGACGGCAGCCAGGACGGCTCCGGCACCAGTGCCAGCCACACTTACACGATTCCCGGACGCTATAAAGTCACCCTGAGCGGCTGGCTGGACGAACAGTCCGTCAAGGACGCACTGGTGGTTTCGGTGATCCCGCCCACCGGCAGCAATCCCTATCCTAAAGTCGCCGAACAGCCGGCGCCGCAGCCGGCTTCCGGGATGCCCGGCGCCGACGGCAGCAACGATACCGATGCCTACGTGGTCATGCCTTTCGAGGACACCGGCATGCAAGGCGGCAGTCAAGTTACCCTACCCTTCAACAGCTTGAATCCTTACAACGCCTTGAACGCGCAAGTGTTGAAAAAAGTGCCGCGCAAACCCATCATTGTTTCTTCCGACCAAGTCGGCGTGTTCTACTCCGCCGCCTCCAACCCATTGGATCCCTTGGGAGCCAACTCCATCAATTCCACCAGCCAGAACTTGTTCGCCGACCAAACCGCCGGTGCCAATTTTGATCCCGACACTACCTTGTGCGTTTGGTCGTGTTTGCCGACTTACAACAGCGACGGCTCGTTAAAAACGGCCGGTAAGGAAACCAAATTGATAGCCGGCCACGATTATCAAGACGCGGTGCTGGCCAAAAGCGAGTTCTGGGACCGCTCGTATCAACCCTGGGATAAACAGACCGGCGCGGCGAATCCCGTGCAATACGGGCAAGCCGGCATAGACGGTCACAACCGAGTGACTTTCAACGGCGTACAAGCCATGACCAAACCGGACCAAGGCATAGCCGGCCACGTCGACGGCGGCACGGGCAAACGCGCCATGCCGGGTATCGCCGATCCCTACAAACGCAACGACCCGCAAACGTTCGATTACAGCAGCGATCAAAGCGCATTCGTAGCGCAAAACATTCCGGCCAGCGACATCGACGACCAAGGCCGGGTCAATCCTTATCCTTTGATGCGGGTCGAAGCCAAAGTCGGCGGTCAACGCGTTGCGGCTGCCGACGCGGTATACACCACGGCTTCGGAAACCCGTTGTCGGGAATGCCATAGCAAGGGCCAAATGGCAGCCGACGATCAGGTATGGCGCACTCCGGTGCATGAAAGCGAATTGCGCAATGCCGACGGCTCTCCGGGCCCGGCTACCGGCAATGGCAGCTTCTTGGAAGGGCAAACCCCGGCTACGATTCCCAGCCTGAGCGGCGATTTGTTCGCCGACTTTACCAAGTACGGTTACGGCCCGGCCATCCACAACCGTTTCGACGACCAGCACGTCGCCTTGACCGATAAAATCGACAACCGCCCACCCAACGTTGGCAAGAACTACGATGCCAACGGCTTGCGTACCGACCGGGTAGTTGAATCGCGTTACTGGAATTTAACCGCTAACGCAGCTTGTACCAAAGGCCAAACCGATTGCAAACTGCAACTGCGCTTGAAATTCAAGGCTGCGGAGGACTACGGCGACAAGGACGACTGGAAGGCCCAGGAAAAAGCGGCACTATTCAACGCCGCACTGATGCACGATTACATGACCAAGTATTACTACAATCAGGCATACGGTGAGTTAAACCTGTACGGCAATGCTTACCCGGCGCTGGATCCGGCCGCAGCCAGAACCACGTATGCCACCACCTTTGCCGACCAAGCCGAAGAAAAAGGCAAAGGCTCATTAGGTGCGGCCTGCGCCGGCCACCACACCAGTCAGTTGAAAGCCGACATCGGCGCCGGCGCGCAAGCTTATCAAAACGGCCTGTCCAACTTCTCCGGCACCATGCACGCCTTTCACGGCAAATTGCAGGTTTATAAAGACGGCGAGAACAAGGGCCGGTTGATCCGCGACGAACGCGGTCACCCGTTAATGTTCGGCGGCCGTGGTTGGGACTCCATGCACTTCGACGAGGCCAATATCCGGCAAAAAGCGGCTGGAACGGTCAACGCGGACGGCAGCTTGGTCGATCCGAGCAAGGAAACCCGCAACCTATGGGATACGCTGAAAAACAACTGGGCGCCGGATCGGTTTCCCATGCATCCGCAAGGTCGATTGCTGTACCCATTCGGCGAACAAGTGGCTATGGATGAAAACTGCAGCAACTGCCATACCGGCAAAACCGAACACGGTTACCGCGACATTCACCATGCCGCCGGTCTTAAATGCGACAATTGCCACGGCGACATGCTGGCGGTCGGCAACAGCTATCCCAACGAGCAATACAATTACGCGTTAACGGCCGGCAGCCTGAAATTAGGCGAGGACGATCCCGATACCCTGACCCAACTGGATTTCAGACGATATTGGATAGACGAACCCGATTGCGGCTCCTGCCATATGGGCGACGCCAAATCCGGCGATTACAGCCCCGGCGTGATGAAAACCGCCTGGAATGCCGCCGACCCGGCAAAGGCTTCCAGAATACCGATGAACGCCCGTTTCGCCGTGATGCCGCACGAAGAGGAAAGACCGGAAAAAGCCACGGCAACCCAAACCGAAGTCGACCTGGGCTTAGCCGCCAAGGTAGGCGATACCTTCTATCGCAAAGTCAAGTTATCCCAGGCTTTGTACCGGAAAAGCGGCGACGTGCACGGCTCCGGTAGCGGAGGCGACCTGAACTGTTCGACCTGCCACGGCGGTTCGCACGCTACCTGGCCCAATCCGGAACCTAACGCCAACGACAACCTAACCGCGATACAGCTGCAAGGTTACGAGGGCAAAATCATGGAGTGTTCGGTTTGTCACGTCAAAGACGATTTCGTTACCGGCTTGGTGGCGACGGACGGCGGCGATGCCAGCCATGAGTTTCCGAACGGTGCCGGCGTTGCCCAGGGTATTCGAGCCGGCAATGTGGTCACTCCGGCAAGTTCCAGAGCCTATCTGGCCGGTCCGCACGGCATGCATCCCGTCAACGACGCCTCCTGGTACAAACACGCCGAAGGTGCCGCGGCCAGCGCCAAACCCAAAAAGATCAACGGCGGCTGGCATAACGACATGGCGAAAAAGCCCGGTCCGGACGGTGAAGACCAATGCGCCGCCTGCCACGGCGCCGACCACAAAGGCACGCGCTTGTCTAAAACCCAAGTCGAAAGGACGCTGACCAACGACAAAGGCAAGCCGGTTAAAGTCGCCAAAGACCAAATCATCGGCTGCGATCTTTGCCATAGCTTGAAAAAGAGCTTTATCGGCGCCCCGGATCCCAAATCGCCGACGGGCGGTTGGCCGGCGGCTAAAGACCACGCACCGCGATTGCCGGAACCGTTCGACAGCAATCCGGACGAAACGGAAGGCCATAGCTAG
- a CDS encoding antitoxin yields MCQIANLFNNGRSQAVRLPAAFRFETQEVFIRKDPETGDVILSPKPAD; encoded by the coding sequence ATGTGCCAAATCGCTAATTTGTTCAACAATGGCCGCAGCCAAGCCGTTCGACTACCGGCGGCGTTTCGCTTCGAAACCCAGGAAGTTTTCATCCGTAAAGACCCGGAGACCGGCGATGTAATCTTGTCGCCTAAACCGGCGGATTAA
- a CDS encoding ABC transporter permease — protein MLSVAFKLAFLALQRNLLRSVLTMLGIIIGVAAVIVLVTLGSGATLQVTQQISSLGSNLLMISVGKRMGPGQSSSAPAFRLADAEAITREMPELQAVAPQSSASSTAIYANQNWGTTVTGATDQYFMATNRDVSAGRLFSASEARSGAAVCVIGETVRSQLFGGQEPIGARIRLQKLACEVIGVLTAKGQSSMGTDKDDLVVVPLRTFQRRIAGNTEVRLIQVSARDGVSTDDVKRQLQQLLRNRRHLAADEDDNFNVTDMKEIAAMVSGTTKMMTSLLGAVAAVSLLVGGIGIMNIMLVSVTERTREIGIRLAIGALEREILLQFLVEAVVLSSTGGLIGILLALAASSLLAGVLQVPLVLNLPIIVGAFAFSASVGIAFGYVPARKAARLDPIEALRHE, from the coding sequence ATGCTGAGCGTGGCTTTCAAACTGGCGTTTTTGGCCTTGCAGCGCAATTTGCTGCGCTCGGTCCTGACCATGCTGGGCATCATCATCGGCGTAGCCGCGGTGATCGTGCTGGTCACCCTGGGCAGCGGCGCCACCCTGCAAGTAACCCAACAAATCTCCAGCCTGGGCAGCAATTTGCTGATGATCAGCGTTGGCAAACGCATGGGGCCGGGACAAAGTTCGTCGGCCCCGGCGTTTCGCCTGGCCGACGCCGAAGCCATCACCCGCGAGATGCCGGAACTGCAGGCGGTAGCGCCTCAGTCCTCCGCCTCCAGCACCGCGATTTACGCCAACCAGAACTGGGGTACCACGGTCACCGGCGCTACCGACCAGTATTTCATGGCGACCAATCGGGACGTATCCGCCGGCCGTTTGTTTTCGGCCAGCGAAGCCCGCTCCGGCGCAGCGGTGTGCGTCATCGGCGAAACGGTGCGCAGCCAGTTGTTCGGCGGGCAAGAACCTATCGGCGCCCGCATCCGCCTGCAAAAGCTGGCTTGCGAAGTGATAGGCGTGCTGACCGCCAAGGGCCAATCCAGCATGGGTACCGACAAGGACGACCTCGTGGTCGTGCCGTTGCGCACGTTTCAGCGCCGCATCGCCGGCAATACCGAAGTCCGGCTGATTCAAGTCTCGGCCAGAGACGGCGTATCCACCGACGACGTCAAGCGGCAACTGCAACAACTGCTGCGTAACCGCCGGCATTTGGCCGCCGACGAAGACGACAATTTCAACGTCACCGACATGAAGGAAATCGCCGCGATGGTGTCCGGCACCACCAAAATGATGACCAGTCTGTTAGGCGCAGTAGCAGCGGTCAGCCTGCTGGTGGGCGGCATCGGCATCATGAACATCATGCTGGTGTCGGTGACCGAACGCACCCGCGAAATCGGCATCCGCCTGGCCATAGGCGCCCTGGAGCGGGAAATCCTGCTGCAATTTCTGGTGGAAGCCGTGGTGCTGTCGTCCACCGGCGGCCTGATTGGCATTTTGTTGGCCTTGGCCGCGTCGTCGCTGCTGGCCGGCGTGCTGCAAGTGCCTTTGGTACTGAATCTACCCATCATAGTGGGCGCATTCGCCTTTTCCGCCTCGGTCGGCATCGCCTTCGGCTACGTCCCGGCCCGCAAAGCCGCCCGGCTGGACCCTATCGAAGCGCTGCGGCACGAATAG